In the genome of Methylophaga nitratireducenticrescens, one region contains:
- a CDS encoding ATP-binding protein, which translates to MKSIRLYLLLILVATLILVMFVSLLKGYQSSIETAQGLFDERLVNTAELIASTHVAQTTADSAQRPTSDYLFFQIWDANGQLLTRSDTAPHIALSRFEKGFYDVNFKGFRWHNYVYPDPQFQRWIIVGERSDVRSSMAEDIVLATILPAFFGIVIAAILIWWLIGTGLKPLKNLSRQLASKQADDLRPIELADLPKEMNQLVKIINQLFWRLDQSFQREQRFAADAAHELRTPISALQIHLHNLRQTYGVNTEDWQLMQAAVDRMGHLVNQILMLYRTAPEQIAAKAESIDLYKLTSDVIARDYQQFDKRQQHIELIGDSVIIQGHMFALETLLQNLLNNASKYAPTNGHIVIHVHQTEKGVRLTVEDDGPGIPPDQYERIFDRFYRYQNENSDLQLPGCGLGLAIVRHIIDMHHADIKLTQSTFGSGLKVVIDFPVAFNT; encoded by the coding sequence ATGAAATCTATCCGACTGTATTTACTGCTGATATTGGTCGCCACGTTGATATTGGTGATGTTTGTGTCCTTGCTGAAAGGCTACCAGTCCAGTATCGAAACCGCACAAGGCTTATTTGATGAACGGTTGGTGAACACCGCTGAGTTAATTGCATCAACACATGTTGCTCAAACCACTGCCGATTCTGCTCAAAGACCCACCAGTGATTATCTGTTTTTTCAAATATGGGATGCCAACGGGCAATTGTTAACGCGATCCGACACAGCGCCCCATATCGCGCTGAGTCGTTTTGAAAAAGGCTTTTATGATGTAAATTTTAAGGGCTTTCGTTGGCATAACTATGTTTATCCCGATCCCCAATTCCAACGGTGGATTATCGTTGGTGAGCGTAGTGATGTTCGCAGCTCTATGGCCGAAGATATTGTTTTAGCAACCATTTTGCCGGCATTTTTTGGCATCGTCATCGCTGCCATTTTAATCTGGTGGCTTATCGGGACGGGGTTAAAACCGTTAAAAAATCTTTCCAGACAACTTGCCAGTAAACAGGCTGATGATTTAAGGCCGATTGAACTGGCTGACTTGCCAAAAGAAATGAACCAATTGGTTAAAATTATTAACCAGTTGTTCTGGCGGTTAGACCAGAGTTTTCAACGCGAGCAACGATTTGCTGCTGATGCGGCACATGAATTACGAACGCCCATCAGTGCCTTACAGATTCATTTACATAATCTGCGACAAACCTATGGCGTCAACACTGAAGACTGGCAACTCATGCAGGCAGCTGTTGATAGAATGGGCCATCTGGTTAACCAAATCCTTATGTTGTATCGAACAGCACCTGAACAAATTGCCGCAAAAGCTGAATCAATTGATCTGTATAAATTGACCAGCGATGTGATTGCCCGTGATTATCAGCAATTTGACAAACGCCAGCAACATATTGAATTGATTGGTGATTCAGTCATTATCCAAGGCCATATGTTTGCATTGGAAACGCTATTACAGAACCTGCTGAACAATGCCAGCAAATATGCGCCAACAAATGGGCATATCGTGATTCATGTCCATCAGACTGAAAAAGGTGTGCGATTAACCGTTGAAGATGATGGACCAGGAATTCCACCGGACCAGTATGAACGTATTTTTGACCGGTTTTATCGGTACCAGAACGAAAACAGTGATCTGCAATTACCAGGGTGTGGTCTGGGACTGGCCATTGTTCGACATATTATCGACATGCATCATGCCGATATTAAACTCACCCAGTCTACCTTTGGGAGTGGCCTCAAGGTCGTGATTGATTTTCCTGTGGCGTTCAATACATGA
- a CDS encoding response regulator, giving the protein MQILLIEDDLSLAQGLMRSLRHDRFTVNHLSLGRQAINSIKTAAPDIVILDLGLPDMDGTAVLAEIRKVNASLPILVLTARGSINDRVIGLDAGADDYLAKPFDIDELLARLRVFERRLSSQQHAALQIGPVSLDNKTMQLKVDDALVELPRREFMLLKILMENVGRVQTRDSLESKLYSWGEEVASNAVEVHVHHLRKKLPEGFIKTIRGVGYQISNQ; this is encoded by the coding sequence ATGCAAATACTGCTAATTGAAGACGATCTGTCATTGGCGCAGGGACTTATGCGTTCGCTGCGCCATGACCGTTTTACCGTCAATCATTTAAGCTTGGGCCGTCAGGCAATTAACAGTATTAAAACCGCTGCTCCGGATATCGTGATCCTTGATCTGGGCTTACCGGACATGGATGGTACAGCGGTATTGGCAGAGATCCGTAAGGTGAATGCAAGCTTACCAATATTGGTATTAACGGCTCGAGGCAGCATCAATGATCGGGTTATTGGGCTGGATGCCGGTGCTGATGATTATCTGGCCAAACCATTTGATATCGACGAACTGCTGGCCAGGTTAAGAGTTTTTGAACGTCGTCTGAGCAGCCAGCAACATGCCGCATTGCAGATTGGCCCCGTCAGTCTTGATAACAAAACCATGCAGTTAAAAGTCGATGATGCCCTGGTTGAGTTACCGCGTCGCGAATTTATGTTACTGAAAATCCTGATGGAGAATGTCGGACGGGTGCAGACTCGAGACAGTCTTGAATCCAAGCTTTACAGTTGGGGAGAGGAGGTAGCAAGTAATGCTGTTGAGGTACATGTGCATCATTTACGCAAAAAACTTCCGGAAGGGTTTATCAAAACCATTCGCGGTGTAGGCTATCAAATCAGTAATCAATGA
- a CDS encoding tetratricopeptide repeat protein, protein MKKAYMTFYSLVFGIISLSAQAISPGALPLQSGWEHANYELTDKQQIEAFESLIKKADAIKKQSPQQPDVLIWRGIIYASYAGIKGGLSALSMAKTAKADLEKAIEIDKQALNGSAYTTLGTLYYKVPGWPLGFGDKATAEKLLKNALRLNPQGIDSNYFYALFLMDEKHYKQAESYLLFAKKAAPRADRPLADKGRLLEIDKALAEVSTHMNDQIDANTAN, encoded by the coding sequence ATGAAAAAAGCATATATGACTTTTTATAGCTTGGTATTCGGGATTATCAGTTTATCTGCCCAGGCAATATCACCTGGGGCATTGCCTTTACAATCCGGCTGGGAACATGCCAATTATGAATTAACCGACAAACAGCAGATTGAGGCCTTTGAATCCTTAATTAAAAAGGCGGATGCCATCAAAAAACAGTCGCCACAACAACCCGATGTTTTAATCTGGCGAGGGATAATTTATGCCAGCTATGCTGGTATTAAAGGCGGCCTGAGTGCGTTATCCATGGCAAAAACAGCCAAAGCCGATTTGGAAAAAGCGATTGAAATTGATAAACAGGCATTGAATGGTTCGGCCTATACTACGTTGGGGACTTTGTACTACAAAGTACCTGGTTGGCCATTAGGTTTCGGGGATAAGGCGACAGCAGAAAAGTTACTAAAAAATGCCTTGAGATTAAATCCGCAAGGTATTGATAGTAATTACTTTTATGCGTTGTTTTTAATGGATGAAAAACACTATAAACAAGCTGAGTCTTATCTGTTATTTGCTAAAAAAGCGGCTCCCAGAGCAGATAGACCACTGGCAGATAAAGGCCGTTTACTGGAAATCGACAAGGCGTTGGCTGAAGTGAGCACACATATGAATGACCAAATCGATGCAAATACTGCTAATTGA
- a CDS encoding SDR family oxidoreductase — protein sequence MNTPLNSQAVTIVLTGATGGLGSALAKALSAQGVLLVLCGRNHIQLEQLNHALGGQHHCIAGDLTTSSGRQAVVAYCQQFSRGIDALINNAASNHFGPLKQMNETNIQKMLITNLMVPIELTRLLLPVLGKADKAQIINIGSAFSRLGFPGFSVYSACKFGLRGFTEAMRRELVDTTITVRLFAPRTISTAMNDDNVTAMNKALGNQSDSVESVANQFIEFFQQTHLSEQFLGWPERFFGCLNSINSRWIDQGLAKKLPVIQRYWTGATK from the coding sequence ATGAATACTCCACTGAATTCGCAGGCCGTCACTATCGTCTTGACTGGTGCAACCGGAGGTCTGGGATCAGCACTGGCAAAAGCGTTGTCTGCTCAGGGTGTGTTATTGGTTTTGTGTGGACGAAATCATATTCAGCTGGAACAGCTTAACCACGCTTTGGGTGGTCAGCACCACTGCATTGCCGGCGATTTGACCACCAGTTCAGGAAGACAGGCCGTAGTTGCATATTGCCAACAGTTTTCCCGTGGAATTGATGCCTTAATTAATAATGCGGCCAGCAATCATTTCGGTCCGCTCAAACAGATGAATGAAACCAACATTCAGAAGATGCTCATCACCAACTTAATGGTACCAATCGAATTAACCCGTTTATTACTACCGGTACTGGGAAAAGCAGATAAAGCGCAGATCATCAATATCGGTTCGGCATTCAGCCGATTGGGCTTTCCAGGATTCAGTGTTTACAGCGCCTGCAAATTTGGTCTGCGAGGTTTTACCGAAGCGATGCGTCGTGAATTGGTGGATACCACTATTACGGTTCGTTTGTTTGCACCACGAACCATTAGCACCGCAATGAATGATGACAACGTGACAGCGATGAATAAAGCTCTGGGAAATCAAAGTGATAGTGTTGAAAGTGTCGCCAACCAGTTTATCGAGTTTTTTCAACAAACCCACCTTAGTGAGCAGTTTTTAGGCTGGCCGGAACGCTTTTTCGGTTGCCTGAATTCAATTAATAGTCGATGGATAGATCAAGGTCTCGCCAAAAAACTCCCCGTGATTCAACGTTATTGGACAGGAGCAACAAAATGA
- a CDS encoding TenA family transcriptional regulator: protein MGFFDTLCQQTDVERQHLFTAPIIDQAMRGDVTLELYIGFLTQAYHHVKHTVPLLMAVGSQLPEHYEWLREAVAEYIEEELGHQEWILNDIAACGHDKELVRNSRPNSATELMVAYAYDTVFRVNPLGFFGMVHVLEGTSIATADNAATAIQNALFLPDNAFSYLRSHGALDQEHVKFFEGLMNRIDDPLAQQQIIHSSKMFYRLYGDIFRSLTL, encoded by the coding sequence ATGGGATTTTTTGACACACTCTGCCAGCAGACAGATGTTGAACGACAACATTTATTTACAGCCCCGATTATCGATCAGGCAATGCGTGGAGACGTGACGCTGGAGCTTTATATCGGATTTTTAACGCAGGCCTATCACCACGTAAAACATACCGTTCCATTACTGATGGCAGTGGGCTCACAATTGCCTGAACACTATGAGTGGTTACGGGAAGCCGTTGCGGAATATATCGAGGAAGAGCTCGGACATCAGGAGTGGATTCTGAATGATATAGCCGCCTGCGGTCATGATAAAGAATTGGTGCGAAACAGTCGTCCAAATTCTGCTACCGAGCTGATGGTGGCCTATGCATACGATACGGTTTTCCGCGTCAACCCACTGGGATTTTTTGGCATGGTTCATGTACTTGAGGGCACCAGTATTGCTACCGCAGATAATGCGGCGACAGCGATTCAGAACGCTTTATTTTTACCAGACAATGCTTTTAGTTATTTACGTTCGCATGGTGCGCTGGATCAGGAGCATGTGAAGTTTTTCGAAGGCTTGATGAATCGAATTGATGATCCGCTTGCCCAACAACAGATAATTCACAGCAGCAAAATGTTTTATCGGTTGTATGGTGATATTTTCCGGAGTCTCACTTTATGA
- a CDS encoding AMP-binding protein translates to MNSKILQAFEKLAVEQPDKICVLDGVQQRTRQQLMQQVEAVAAELIQYQHQVIGLLADNSVQWLIMDLAAQRAGVILLPLPLFFTPDQLQHALQSAGAIGLIHDRPLMIDNNFLGESHFVKSLMMTFTACLNTSVIALPPGTAKITFTSGSTADPKGVCLSNDNQYQVCQSLLTVLQMQNVRHLALLPLSTLLENIAGLYTPLLSGGEVILLSMEETGFSGSLSGKLYQLLTTLSHYQPESLILVPELLSALLLAAEQGWKPPESIRFIAVGGSRVASEMIERARKFGLPVYEGYGLSECSSVVSLNTPTHDKPGTAGKVLPHVVIQIEEGEIVVNGNAFLGYIGTAMPQLNTVSTGDMGYLDQDGFLVIHGRKKQLLISSYGRNINPEWVESEALAHPEIMQCVLFGDAKPYCTALIHTRLSDAELENWLLQVNKKLPAYAQITQWQRLEQPLTAKAGLLTANGRPRRDRIFNYFQNELESIYQEPQYGIF, encoded by the coding sequence ATGAACAGCAAAATTTTACAAGCCTTTGAAAAACTTGCCGTTGAACAGCCTGACAAGATTTGTGTGCTAGATGGCGTTCAGCAACGGACACGTCAACAGCTGATGCAACAGGTTGAAGCGGTTGCTGCTGAATTAATTCAATATCAACATCAGGTTATTGGTTTGCTGGCTGATAACAGCGTGCAATGGTTGATTATGGATCTGGCAGCACAGCGCGCCGGAGTCATTTTATTGCCATTGCCCTTATTTTTTACCCCAGATCAACTTCAACACGCCTTGCAGAGTGCGGGGGCTATTGGGCTGATTCATGACCGCCCGCTAATGATCGATAACAATTTTCTGGGTGAAAGTCACTTTGTAAAAAGTCTGATGATGACCTTTACAGCCTGCCTAAATACCTCAGTCATCGCATTACCGCCTGGCACAGCAAAAATTACCTTCACTTCTGGATCAACTGCTGACCCAAAAGGGGTATGCCTGAGTAACGACAATCAATATCAGGTCTGTCAGAGTTTATTAACCGTTCTGCAAATGCAAAATGTTCGACATCTGGCATTACTTCCATTAAGCACATTACTGGAAAATATTGCAGGACTTTACACACCGTTATTAAGTGGTGGAGAGGTCATATTGCTCAGCATGGAGGAAACTGGTTTTTCCGGTAGCCTGTCAGGTAAGCTTTATCAATTGCTGACCACACTTTCCCATTATCAACCAGAAAGTCTGATTCTGGTTCCGGAACTATTGTCGGCATTATTACTAGCTGCTGAACAGGGATGGAAGCCACCAGAATCCATACGATTTATTGCGGTAGGGGGAAGCCGCGTTGCCAGCGAAATGATTGAACGTGCTCGCAAGTTTGGCCTACCTGTGTATGAGGGATATGGCTTGTCTGAATGTAGTTCAGTGGTCAGTCTCAATACGCCAACACATGATAAGCCTGGAACAGCTGGCAAGGTATTGCCACATGTCGTCATCCAGATTGAAGAGGGTGAAATCGTGGTTAACGGTAATGCCTTTCTGGGGTATATCGGTACGGCTATGCCCCAGCTAAATACGGTATCTACCGGCGATATGGGCTATCTGGATCAGGATGGGTTTTTAGTCATTCACGGTCGCAAAAAACAGTTACTGATTTCCAGTTATGGCCGAAATATCAATCCTGAGTGGGTCGAAAGTGAGGCTCTGGCTCACCCTGAAATCATGCAATGTGTCTTGTTTGGTGATGCTAAACCCTATTGCACTGCATTGATTCATACCCGCTTGAGCGATGCCGAACTTGAAAACTGGCTATTACAGGTTAATAAAAAGCTTCCAGCCTACGCACAAATTACCCAATGGCAGCGTCTCGAACAGCCGTTAACAGCAAAAGCTGGACTACTCACAGCCAATGGTCGACCCAGACGCGATCGAATTTTTAATTATTTTCAAAATGAATTGGAATCCATCTATCAGGAGCCACAGTATGGGATTTTTTGA
- a CDS encoding thermostable hemolysin produces MVATKLKTATQTTAKHWQQRLLFPHKSLSLIDKQSIDHLKVHAFISERFNDTFGAEIHHFLPYFLVSHMDEAIDSAIGFQPVQQQPLFLEQYLSQSVEHTLKLHGVLTRRSDMVEIGNLAASFNSGSPILFILLTAVLAQANYKWVVFTATRQVRHLIARLQLSTIILGDADPQRLIDKTQQWGSYYQHQPMVLAGHLATAIAHLRQHQVIQSLLETYKDFVENTATMIRQ; encoded by the coding sequence ATGGTTGCCACCAAATTAAAGACTGCGACACAAACCACAGCAAAACATTGGCAACAACGATTGTTGTTTCCCCATAAATCACTGTCATTAATTGATAAACAGTCAATTGATCACTTGAAGGTACACGCCTTTATCAGTGAGCGTTTTAATGACACTTTCGGAGCTGAAATCCACCATTTCCTGCCGTATTTTCTAGTCAGTCATATGGATGAGGCAATTGATTCGGCTATTGGTTTTCAACCGGTTCAACAGCAACCTTTGTTTCTTGAACAGTATCTTTCTCAATCTGTTGAACACACGCTGAAATTGCATGGTGTCCTCACCAGACGGTCAGACATGGTCGAAATAGGTAATTTGGCAGCCAGTTTTAATAGCGGCAGTCCAATATTATTTATTTTACTGACAGCCGTATTAGCCCAGGCCAACTATAAGTGGGTGGTATTTACGGCAACCCGTCAGGTCAGGCATCTGATTGCCCGACTACAACTCTCAACCATCATCTTAGGTGATGCTGATCCCCAACGTTTGATTGATAAAACCCAACAGTGGGGCAGTTATTACCAGCATCAACCTATGGTATTGGCCGGTCACCTGGCGACGGCTATCGCACATCTGCGCCAACATCAGGTGATTCAATCATTATTGGAAACCTATAAGGATTTTGTGGAAAACACGGCAACGATGATTCGTCAATGA
- the dauA gene encoding C4-dicarboxylic acid transporter DauA: MSRHRFAVNLPSISTGLRAAWRDGYGPTDLRKDVMAGLTIGTVAVPLSMALAIATGVPPQHGLYTAIVAGAIIALTGGARFNVSGPTAAFVVILFPIVQQYGLGGLLIASMMAGVILVMLGITRMGRLIQFIPYPVVLGFTAGIAVVIAVLQIPDFLGLETGKLGEHFVDNVSVIVTSLPTLNPIELSVGAFTLIVMLLWPRLHIPIPAPLIGLVVGALTAYVVNQWLAGQEAGAVVETIASRFTWEINGETGSGIPPLPPTFMAPWLLPGPDGEPLKISFDLIRALLGPAFAIAILGAIESLLCAVVADGLTKSKHDPNAELIGQGLGNIVAPLFGGITATAAIARTATNIRSGARSPISAVIHAFVVLLAVIALAGLLGLVPMAALAALLFIIAWNMSEARHFLNTLRSAPPGDVSILVICFGLTVLFDMVLAVAVGIGLAAALFIRRMALLTQTDQIEIDNHPTIHGLPAEVAVYDINGPLFFGVAEKALTALHLVDPKVKTVIVDMHDVPSLDGTAIVALQSLITEMKSKGIGLILVGLRTRMIVKLRRAGVHKVAGSLTYCQNLERAKFVALRWKKE; encoded by the coding sequence ATGTCGCGCCATAGATTTGCAGTTAACCTACCCAGCATCTCCACAGGCCTTCGCGCCGCGTGGCGGGATGGTTATGGTCCAACAGATTTACGCAAGGATGTGATGGCTGGCCTCACCATTGGTACCGTGGCTGTGCCACTGTCGATGGCTTTGGCGATTGCAACCGGCGTCCCGCCTCAACATGGTCTCTACACAGCGATTGTAGCTGGAGCTATCATCGCGCTGACCGGCGGTGCTCGTTTCAATGTCTCAGGCCCGACAGCAGCGTTTGTCGTTATCCTTTTCCCGATTGTTCAGCAGTATGGACTTGGCGGTTTGCTTATAGCATCGATGATGGCCGGCGTTATCTTGGTAATGCTTGGCATCACCCGTATGGGCCGACTGATTCAATTTATTCCCTACCCGGTAGTGCTTGGCTTTACGGCTGGTATTGCTGTTGTCATTGCTGTGTTACAGATCCCTGATTTTCTTGGACTGGAAACGGGGAAGCTTGGTGAACACTTTGTCGATAATGTGTCAGTTATTGTCACCTCGTTGCCTACTCTCAACCCCATAGAACTAAGCGTTGGAGCATTCACATTGATTGTCATGCTCTTATGGCCGCGTCTTCACATACCAATTCCTGCACCTCTTATCGGTTTAGTTGTCGGAGCACTTACAGCTTATGTCGTTAACCAATGGCTGGCTGGACAAGAGGCCGGGGCTGTCGTGGAGACGATAGCATCACGCTTTACCTGGGAAATAAACGGAGAAACAGGGAGTGGGATTCCACCTCTTCCACCAACGTTTATGGCGCCATGGCTCTTGCCGGGACCCGATGGCGAACCTTTGAAAATAAGTTTTGATTTGATCCGCGCACTTCTCGGTCCGGCTTTTGCAATTGCCATACTGGGTGCTATCGAGTCATTGTTATGCGCAGTTGTGGCTGACGGTTTGACGAAAAGCAAACACGATCCCAATGCTGAGTTAATTGGCCAGGGGTTGGGCAATATAGTTGCGCCACTTTTCGGTGGTATCACGGCAACCGCTGCTATTGCACGAACAGCAACCAACATACGTAGTGGCGCCCGTTCGCCAATTTCTGCAGTTATTCATGCGTTCGTTGTCCTGCTCGCTGTTATAGCACTCGCGGGGTTACTTGGTTTAGTGCCGATGGCAGCTCTCGCCGCGCTTCTCTTCATCATTGCCTGGAATATGAGCGAGGCAAGACATTTCCTGAATACCCTTCGTTCTGCTCCTCCTGGGGACGTGAGCATCCTCGTTATATGTTTTGGCCTCACCGTACTTTTTGATATGGTCCTGGCGGTAGCTGTTGGTATAGGACTGGCCGCTGCATTGTTCATCAGGCGAATGGCACTACTGACTCAAACAGATCAGATTGAAATTGACAATCATCCTACGATCCACGGACTTCCTGCGGAGGTGGCAGTTTATGACATCAATGGTCCGTTATTCTTTGGGGTTGCAGAAAAAGCACTTACAGCATTGCACCTAGTCGATCCAAAAGTTAAAACGGTCATTGTCGATATGCACGATGTACCTAGTCTTGATGGCACGGCCATTGTGGCGCTTCAATCATTAATTACGGAAATGAAAAGTAAGGGTATCGGACTAATTTTAGTAGGTTTGCGCACTAGGATGATAGTAAAGCTACGTCGAGCTGGGGTGCACAAGGTGGCCGGGTCATTGACGTACTGTCAAAATTTAGAACGAGCAAAATTTGTGGCGCTGCGTTGGAAGAAAGAATAA
- a CDS encoding LTA synthase family protein — translation MMSKLQSFLGPYLIFIKLLLSGLVILSLSRLGLVVWQWDRVVAATSFPTVFWQGLRADLIMIGMLIAPLALGMPLLANRLGWKIWQNLVLIWGVLVIVLISFMEASTPAFISQYDLRPNRLFVEYLRYPKEVFATLWQGFRWPLLIGLTLTIISGGVAVKLLQRWLNTHQKPWPLWKVWLTWPLLILILALMIRSSIGHRPANPSSFALTPDAMVNSLMLNSAWSVYFAIYNMQHEANAAEVYGTMTDEAILAELHENYPWIDEDTQRKFPTLNVRQATIQRDKPLNLVIILQESLGATFVKSLGGEYAVTPQLERLKQKGWWFEQLYATGTRSVRGIEAVISGYLPTPARSVVKLSLSQQNFFTIADLLKQRGYFTEFIYGGESHFDNMASFFIGNGFESVIDQHDYDDPVFTGSWGVSDEDLLNKTHQQLQQKNAQGQPYFSLVFTSSNHSPYEFPDGRIELDNPVKQSNTNAVKYADYALGQFFDKAMQSDYWEDTLFLVIADHDLNVFGDALVPIERFQIPGLILGADIQPRKITTVASQIDMPPTLLSLMGISAETPMIGRDLSLNSEQKSTGRALMQFADYFALMHGEKVTVLRPQNTALEGHYSPKSRQLEIVGPASAEDERKALAHVLLPSWLYREQRYDMPLGRTDLMP, via the coding sequence ATGATGAGCAAATTACAGTCTTTTTTGGGCCCTTATCTGATATTTATCAAGCTGCTCCTCAGCGGCTTGGTCATTCTGAGTTTATCGCGTCTTGGCTTAGTAGTATGGCAGTGGGATAGGGTGGTTGCGGCAACATCATTTCCCACTGTTTTCTGGCAAGGACTTCGTGCAGATTTGATTATGATAGGTATGCTGATCGCGCCATTAGCGCTAGGCATGCCATTACTGGCTAATCGATTGGGATGGAAGATTTGGCAAAATCTGGTGCTGATTTGGGGCGTACTGGTTATTGTCCTTATCAGCTTTATGGAAGCATCAACCCCAGCATTTATCAGTCAGTATGATCTGCGTCCCAACCGCTTATTTGTAGAATACCTGCGTTATCCGAAAGAAGTCTTTGCCACACTCTGGCAAGGATTTCGCTGGCCGTTATTGATTGGACTGACACTCACCATTATCTCCGGCGGCGTGGCAGTGAAACTATTGCAACGCTGGCTGAACACTCATCAGAAACCCTGGCCATTATGGAAAGTTTGGCTTACCTGGCCATTGTTGATCCTGATACTTGCTTTAATGATTCGATCGTCTATTGGTCATCGACCTGCCAATCCGTCCAGCTTTGCTCTGACACCGGATGCCATGGTGAATAGTCTTATGCTGAACTCAGCCTGGTCAGTGTATTTTGCGATTTACAATATGCAGCACGAAGCAAATGCTGCTGAAGTTTATGGCACGATGACTGATGAAGCTATCCTGGCTGAACTACATGAAAATTATCCATGGATTGATGAAGATACTCAGCGTAAATTTCCCACCTTGAATGTCCGGCAGGCAACTATTCAGCGCGATAAACCACTCAATCTGGTGATTATCTTGCAAGAAAGTCTCGGTGCAACATTTGTTAAATCCCTTGGTGGTGAATATGCGGTTACTCCACAACTGGAACGCCTGAAACAAAAGGGTTGGTGGTTTGAACAGCTGTATGCCACCGGCACACGTTCGGTTAGAGGTATTGAGGCGGTAATCAGTGGCTATTTGCCAACTCCTGCTCGAAGTGTGGTTAAGCTTTCTTTGTCTCAACAAAACTTTTTTACCATTGCCGATTTACTCAAACAGCGAGGTTACTTCACCGAATTTATCTATGGAGGTGAATCACATTTTGACAATATGGCGAGTTTTTTTATTGGCAATGGCTTTGAATCGGTGATTGATCAACATGATTATGACGATCCGGTTTTTACCGGCAGCTGGGGCGTATCCGATGAGGATTTACTGAATAAAACTCATCAACAATTGCAACAAAAAAATGCTCAGGGGCAACCTTATTTCAGTCTGGTATTCACTTCCAGTAATCATTCACCCTATGAATTCCCGGATGGTCGTATTGAATTGGATAACCCTGTAAAACAAAGTAATACCAATGCAGTGAAATATGCCGATTATGCATTGGGTCAGTTTTTTGATAAAGCCATGCAAAGTGATTACTGGGAAGACACATTGTTTCTGGTGATTGCCGATCATGATTTGAATGTGTTTGGTGACGCTTTAGTGCCTATCGAACGGTTTCAGATCCCCGGATTAATATTAGGCGCCGATATCCAGCCACGGAAAATAACCACTGTCGCTAGTCAGATCGATATGCCACCGACCTTATTGTCTTTAATGGGGATCAGCGCAGAAACACCGATGATTGGACGTGATTTAAGCCTCAATAGTGAACAGAAGTCCACTGGTCGGGCATTGATGCAATTTGCTGATTATTTTGCATTAATGCACGGTGAAAAAGTAACGGTGCTCAGGCCACAAAACACTGCCCTTGAAGGACATTACTCACCGAAGTCCCGTCAACTGGAAATTGTAGGGCCTGCATCTGCAGAAGATGAACGCAAAGCGCTGGCGCATGTTTTATTGCCATCCTGGTTATATCGGGAACAACGCTATGATATGCCGCTGGGTCGAACTGACTTAATGCCTTAA
- a CDS encoding diacylglycerol kinase: MEKHTGCKRLLYAFGYSMQGLFAALRYEIAFRQAFLLLLTAGIGSFFFDVSPVERLAMITVLLLVVMVEVLNSAIECVVDRISPEPHLLSGRAKDYGSLAVLIAIIIALATWLTVLWPLIGRG, from the coding sequence GTGGAAAAACATACTGGATGCAAACGGCTGCTTTATGCTTTTGGTTATTCCATGCAGGGGCTTTTCGCTGCACTGCGTTATGAAATCGCTTTTCGACAAGCCTTTCTGCTGTTATTAACTGCAGGCATTGGCAGTTTCTTTTTCGATGTATCACCCGTTGAACGACTGGCCATGATCACGGTTTTATTGCTTGTGGTGATGGTTGAAGTACTGAACTCAGCGATTGAGTGCGTTGTTGATCGTATTAGCCCCGAACCTCATCTGCTATCGGGACGAGCCAAGGACTATGGTTCTCTGGCGGTGCTTATTGCCATCATTATCGCCCTGGCCACCTGGCTAACCGTCTTGTGGCCATTGATTGGGCGGGGCTGA